A region from the Pseudomonadota bacterium genome encodes:
- a CDS encoding AbrB/MazE/SpoVT family DNA-binding domain-containing protein, which translates to MRTKLVSIGNSKGIRIPSSFLKQCGIDNIIDIDIKGQRIIINPVKKRPREGWDKAFNTMHANGDDSLLIDGITDSFEKDWEWK; encoded by the coding sequence ATGAGAACTAAGCTTGTATCTATAGGAAATTCGAAAGGAATACGTATCCCTTCTTCCTTCTTAAAACAATGTGGTATTGACAATATAATCGATATCGACATAAAGGGACAAAGGATTATTATAAACCCTGTTAAAAAAAGACCTCGAGAAGGATGGGATAAGGCATTCAATACAATGCACGCAAACGGGGATGATTCTCTGCTCATAGATGGAATTACTGACAGTTTCGAGAAGGATTGGGAATGGAAATAA
- a CDS encoding adenylosuccinate synthase, whose product MANVGVVGVQWGDEGKGKIIDILSSHADVIVRFQGGANAGHTIVAGGKKIILHLIPSGILHEGKHCIIGNGVVLDPEVFEKEINELKALGYIKDDKKLMVSGLTHLIMPYHKKLDVLKESKGKKKIGTTGRGIGPAYEDKMSRMGIRVVDLLDKKVFSEKVKQNLEIKNFLIKRFYKDEAFKLRDIVKTYSDYRKLLKRYTADTVYFLHKSIEQGKNILFEGAQGTYLDIDHGTYPYVTSSNTVSGNIASGSGVPPTIIDYILGICKAYTTRVGGGPFPTELEGEEGNIMRDRGVEYGSTTGRPRRCGWFDAVIAKRAMKLNGVNGLCIMKLDVLDEFERIKICTRYKIGARFYTQPPMSITGYNNCEPQYEEMDGWKTSIRNVTRYEDLPLNAKRYLKRLEELLEVKIDVISTGPERESTIILNNPFV is encoded by the coding sequence ATGGCGAATGTCGGCGTTGTTGGGGTTCAATGGGGAGATGAAGGCAAGGGAAAGATTATTGATATCTTAAGTAGTCATGCTGATGTAATTGTGCGGTTTCAAGGCGGGGCGAATGCAGGCCATACAATTGTAGCCGGTGGGAAAAAGATAATACTCCATCTGATCCCGTCAGGCATACTCCATGAAGGTAAGCATTGCATCATAGGCAATGGTGTGGTTTTAGACCCAGAAGTATTTGAAAAGGAGATAAATGAACTCAAGGCCCTTGGATATATAAAGGATGATAAAAAATTAATGGTAAGTGGTCTTACCCACCTGATCATGCCCTACCACAAGAAATTAGATGTATTGAAGGAATCTAAGGGGAAGAAGAAGATAGGTACAACCGGCAGAGGCATTGGTCCTGCATACGAAGATAAGATGAGCAGGATGGGCATAAGGGTAGTCGATTTACTTGATAAAAAGGTATTTTCAGAGAAAGTAAAACAAAACCTTGAGATTAAAAATTTTCTTATCAAAAGGTTTTATAAGGATGAGGCCTTTAAATTAAGGGATATAGTGAAAACCTATAGCGACTACAGAAAGCTCTTAAAGAGATATACTGCTGATACCGTATATTTCCTCCATAAGTCCATAGAGCAGGGTAAGAATATATTGTTTGAGGGGGCACAGGGTACATACCTCGACATAGACCACGGCACATATCCCTATGTTACCTCTTCAAACACTGTATCAGGGAATATCGCCTCTGGCTCAGGTGTCCCGCCAACAATCATAGATTATATCCTTGGTATATGCAAGGCCTACACCACAAGGGTGGGGGGAGGCCCTTTCCCGACTGAACTGGAAGGTGAGGAAGGGAACATAATGAGGGACAGAGGGGTTGAGTATGGTTCTACAACAGGAAGACCAAGGAGATGCGGATGGTTTGATGCGGTAATTGCAAAGAGGGCAATGAAGCTTAACGGGGTGAATGGACTGTGTATTATGAAACTCGATGTCCTCGATGAATTTGAAAGGATAAAGATATGCACAAGGTATAAAATAGGGGCAAGGTTCTATACCCAGCCTCCCATGAGCATAACAGGCTATAATAATTGTGAGCCCCAATACGAAGAGATGGACGGATGGAAGACATCAATAAGAAACGTGACAAGATATGAGGATTTACCACTGAATGCAAAGAGGTATTTGAAGAGGTTGGAGGAGTTACTGGAAGTAAAGATTGATGTAATTTCTACCGGCCCGGAGAGGGAGAGCACAATAATATTGAACAATCCATTTGTTTAG
- a CDS encoding type II toxin-antitoxin system PemK/MazF family toxin, with protein MEIKQYEIYLVNLDPAVGSEIKKTRPCVVVSPDEMNRHIQTIIIVPMTTKSHSYPTRVRVTLQGKLGWIVLDQIRTVDKIRLVKKLGKLNESTMQKVKAVIRETLVD; from the coding sequence ATGGAAATAAAACAGTACGAGATATACCTTGTTAACCTTGATCCTGCCGTTGGTTCAGAAATAAAAAAGACGAGGCCATGCGTAGTGGTATCTCCGGATGAAATGAACAGGCATATCCAGACAATCATTATTGTTCCCATGACAACAAAATCACACTCTTACCCCACGAGAGTACGAGTCACGCTCCAAGGGAAATTAGGATGGATTGTACTTGACCAGATAAGAACAGTTGACAAAATCAGGCTTGTTAAAAAACTGGGTAAACTCAATGAAAGCACAATGCAAAAAGTGAAAGCAGTAATAAGAGAAACGCTGGTAGATTGA
- a CDS encoding Smr/MutS family protein: protein MVDKTLSYLDYLKLLSIFKNYSLTPFVDESISALRPSNNIEEIEDRQERIEATLEIIKWDGKIPLTDVPDIRDIIKRVFIKDSVLEAQEFILIAGFLKACEDISNFLKRAHNKKPFIEEVIIKIKPLKHVYSRISKTINIEGFIEDTASYELSKIRADLFMLRERIRKQLEKIMERDVIRPVLQDFYISLRNSRYVIPLKPNFNQVFQGIVHDYSHSLKTSFVEPIECVELNNSINILEREGKEEEKRILKELTDYIRDFAKEIEVNLDAVKGLDFYHSIALFSTEFGCVKPQISKDGLIDIKHAVNPFILMSKKNQTVPIDIFMDKDKKAMIISGPNAGGKTAALKTIGLLSVMAQTGLFIPAKGTPGIPLFSNIFAIIGDEQDISMELSSFTAHMKTIKELYERSDGKELVLIDEIGGNTEPQEASALSMGIMDAFVEKGCKVIVTTHLNLLKAYGYTKPFAINVATAFDSESIKPMYRLLYGVAGYSNAINVAKNIEIPSIIIEKSYEYLGKQEYMLNDLISALELGKKEVDEEKNELRRLKEEVKKRLSFLKEKKDEYIRKFEEKCNTKLLEFERELEKIKKEVAKKERASIKIGKEQLSGLRKRFIRHLAVKQDDINVGDYVKVRTLGNRGYVVDIDKEGNTCEVVIGNVRTKIDRGYVEKVALEQKSLSGSRVQVNVQHIEKPEINVMGMGVEEAITELDRFIDRAIIQGMPKIKVLHGIGTGRLMNAIKDHLTEVDYVKSLKRDDKNSGVTIIELL, encoded by the coding sequence ATGGTAGATAAGACCTTATCATACCTCGATTACTTAAAACTCCTTAGTATTTTCAAAAATTACTCTTTAACCCCCTTCGTTGATGAATCAATATCAGCCCTCAGACCATCCAATAACATTGAAGAAATAGAAGACAGACAGGAAAGGATTGAAGCGACCCTGGAAATTATAAAATGGGATGGAAAGATCCCGCTTACTGATGTCCCTGACATAAGGGATATTATAAAAAGGGTTTTTATAAAGGATTCTGTTCTTGAGGCGCAGGAATTTATACTGATTGCAGGATTTTTAAAGGCCTGCGAAGATATATCAAATTTTTTAAAAAGGGCTCACAACAAGAAGCCGTTTATTGAAGAAGTTATCATAAAGATCAAACCCCTCAAGCACGTTTATTCAAGAATTTCAAAGACTATCAATATAGAAGGTTTCATTGAGGACACAGCGTCTTATGAGCTGTCCAAGATCAGGGCTGATTTATTCATGTTGAGGGAGAGGATAAGAAAGCAGCTAGAAAAGATTATGGAGAGGGATGTAATTCGTCCAGTACTCCAGGATTTTTATATATCCCTCAGGAACAGTAGATATGTAATCCCTTTAAAGCCAAATTTCAATCAGGTTTTTCAGGGTATTGTCCATGATTATTCTCATTCATTAAAGACATCCTTTGTGGAGCCGATTGAATGCGTGGAGCTGAATAACAGCATAAACATACTGGAGAGAGAGGGGAAAGAGGAGGAGAAAAGGATTTTAAAGGAGCTGACAGATTATATAAGGGATTTTGCAAAAGAAATAGAGGTAAATCTTGATGCCGTGAAAGGGTTAGATTTTTACCATTCAATTGCACTTTTCAGTACTGAGTTTGGTTGTGTAAAGCCCCAGATCAGCAAAGATGGATTGATTGATATAAAGCATGCGGTGAATCCTTTTATCTTAATGTCTAAAAAGAACCAGACAGTCCCTATCGATATATTTATGGACAAAGACAAAAAGGCAATGATAATAAGCGGTCCAAATGCAGGCGGGAAGACTGCGGCATTGAAAACAATAGGGCTCCTGTCAGTTATGGCTCAGACAGGTCTATTTATTCCGGCCAAAGGGACTCCGGGGATTCCTTTGTTTTCAAATATATTTGCCATCATAGGTGATGAACAGGATATTTCCATGGAGCTCTCGAGTTTTACCGCCCACATGAAGACTATAAAAGAACTATATGAACGTTCAGATGGTAAGGAGCTTGTCCTCATCGACGAAATCGGGGGTAATACGGAACCGCAGGAGGCATCAGCCCTCTCTATGGGTATTATGGATGCCTTTGTAGAAAAGGGGTGCAAGGTAATCGTAACAACCCATCTTAACCTTTTAAAGGCTTATGGATATACGAAACCATTTGCTATCAACGTAGCCACTGCCTTTGACTCTGAAAGTATCAAACCGATGTATAGGCTTCTGTATGGAGTAGCTGGCTATAGTAATGCGATTAATGTGGCAAAAAATATTGAAATCCCTTCGATAATTATTGAGAAAAGTTATGAATACTTAGGCAAACAGGAATACATGCTTAATGACCTTATCAGTGCCCTGGAGCTTGGTAAAAAGGAAGTGGATGAAGAAAAAAACGAATTGAGAAGGCTAAAAGAAGAGGTAAAGAAGAGGCTTTCTTTTCTGAAGGAAAAAAAGGATGAGTATATAAGAAAATTTGAAGAGAAATGCAACACCAAACTCCTGGAATTTGAGAGGGAATTGGAAAAAATTAAAAAAGAGGTTGCAAAAAAGGAAAGAGCGTCTATAAAGATAGGTAAAGAACAATTAAGTGGTTTGAGGAAAAGATTCATCAGGCATTTAGCGGTTAAGCAGGATGATATTAACGTGGGTGATTATGTAAAGGTGAGGACGCTGGGTAACAGGGGATATGTGGTTGATATTGATAAGGAAGGAAATACCTGCGAGGTTGTCATAGGAAATGTAAGGACAAAGATAGATAGAGGGTACGTGGAAAAGGTAGCCCTTGAACAAAAATCTTTGAGTGGTAGCAGAGTTCAGGTAAATGTCCAGCATATCGAAAAGCCAGAGATAAATGTAATGGGTATGGGGGTTGAAGAGGCGATAACGGAATTAGACAGGTTTATAGACAGGGCAATTATTCAGGGCATGCCAAAGATAAAGGTGCTTCACGGAATTGGAACAGGAAGGTTGATGAATGCAATCAAAGACCATCTTACAGAGGTTGATTATGTGAAGAGCCTTAAAAGGGACGACAAGAATTCGGGGGTAACAATAATAGAGCTCTTATGA
- the rpsU gene encoding 30S ribosomal protein S21, with the protein MPAVIVRDGESFESALKRFKKQCEKTGILSEIKKREHYEKPSVKKKKKMLAAKKRALKKFKRIADKGLY; encoded by the coding sequence ATGCCAGCAGTTATTGTAAGAGACGGGGAGTCTTTCGAAAGTGCCCTAAAAAGATTTAAAAAACAGTGCGAGAAGACCGGCATTCTCTCTGAAATCAAAAAGAGAGAACATTACGAGAAGCCGAGCGTGAAGAAAAAGAAAAAGATGCTCGCTGCAAAGAAAAGGGCATTGAAGAAATTTAAAAGGATAGCAGACAAAGGCCTTTATTAA
- a CDS encoding methyltransferase, translating into MVQYDTIIADAFGFMKSRVIITAAELDFFTRLDEKPATADELAEMMGLDTRATTRILDSLVALGLLEKQNNRYKNTEKGVFLSSHHPETVLPIVLHMSRLWDGWSHLTDAVRKGNRRKQQQAEIDETNREAFIGAMHAIGRSLSIEIANDYDVSRFKRLLDVGGASGTYTIAFLRKNPEMTAVIFDFRSVIPMAKKRLKAEGLYDRVKCVAGNFHKDELPRGYDLALISAIIHQNSIKQNIELFTKVYRALMPGGPILIRDHIMDESRTKPPAGTLFALNMLVNTLGGDTYTFREVKDALTQAGFINVKLLRTGERMDCLVEAKKPA; encoded by the coding sequence ATGGTACAGTACGATACTATTATAGCCGATGCATTTGGCTTCATGAAAAGCCGGGTAATCATTACTGCGGCTGAATTAGATTTTTTTACCCGTCTCGACGAAAAACCTGCTACGGCAGATGAACTGGCAGAAATGATGGGGCTTGATACAAGAGCAACAACCAGAATCCTTGACAGTCTTGTCGCTCTTGGACTTCTTGAAAAACAAAATAACCGATACAAAAACACAGAGAAGGGTGTATTTCTCTCTTCACATCATCCGGAGACGGTTCTCCCTATAGTGCTTCATATGAGCAGGCTCTGGGATGGCTGGAGTCATCTCACAGACGCAGTAAGAAAAGGAAACAGGCGCAAACAACAACAGGCCGAAATTGATGAGACAAACAGGGAGGCCTTTATAGGAGCTATGCATGCGATAGGCCGTAGTCTATCCATAGAGATTGCTAATGACTATGATGTAAGCCGGTTCAAAAGGCTTCTGGATGTCGGAGGGGCGTCAGGTACATATACAATTGCTTTTCTCAGGAAGAATCCGGAAATGACGGCAGTCATTTTTGATTTTAGAAGCGTCATTCCTATGGCTAAAAAGAGGCTTAAGGCAGAAGGGCTTTACGACCGCGTGAAATGTGTTGCCGGTAACTTTCACAAAGATGAGCTTCCGAGAGGGTACGACCTGGCACTTATTTCTGCAATTATCCACCAGAATAGCATTAAACAGAACATTGAACTTTTTACTAAGGTCTATCGGGCACTTATGCCCGGAGGTCCTATACTCATCAGGGACCACATCATGGATGAATCCCGCACAAAACCACCCGCTGGAACATTATTCGCCCTTAACATGCTCGTAAATACTTTAGGTGGTGACACCTACACGTTTCGTGAGGTTAAAGATGCCCTGACACAGGCAGGTTTCATCAACGTGAAGCTCTTAAGGACAGGCGAGAGAATGGACTGCCTCGTAGAAGCCAAAAAACCAGCTTAA
- a CDS encoding FAD/NAD(P)-binding protein: KGKKILFIGGGIGLAPLRTLILFMLDNRADYKDITIIYGARTPPDLCYKDDLKEWESRSGVELILTVDNEYPGWEKRIGFVPTVLNEIAPSPDDTVAITCGPPIMIKFVLQNLAKLNFRDEDVITTLERRMKCGIGLCGRCNLGSKYVCKDGPVFSLAQLKELPEE, translated from the coding sequence AAGGGTAAAAAGATTCTCTTTATAGGTGGCGGGATTGGACTGGCACCGCTTAGAACACTCATCCTCTTTATGCTGGATAACAGAGCTGACTATAAGGACATTACAATCATCTATGGAGCAAGGACACCGCCGGACCTTTGCTACAAAGATGATTTGAAAGAATGGGAATCACGTTCCGGTGTTGAGCTGATCCTTACGGTTGATAATGAATATCCGGGGTGGGAAAAGCGGATTGGATTCGTTCCAACCGTGCTTAATGAAATTGCGCCATCACCCGATGATACGGTGGCAATAACCTGCGGACCTCCCATTATGATTAAATTCGTCCTTCAGAATCTGGCTAAGCTGAATTTCAGGGATGAAGATGTCATTACAACGCTGGAGAGGCGTATGAAATGTGGTATAGGCCTGTGTGGTCGTTGCAATCTCGGCTCGAAGTACGTATGTAAGGACGGACCTGTATTTTCCCTTGCCCAGCTCAAAGAACTACCAGAAGAGTAA
- a CDS encoding GatB/YqeY domain-containing protein, whose protein sequence is MEYRPRIEEGLKEALKQRDSLRVSILRMLLASIKNKEVEKIRALFEDEFYALVKTSIKQHLESIDGFKKGQRPDLVEKEEKELEILKEFLPAQLSEEEISKEIGEAIKTLEAKGKQDMGKVIKFLMGKYPGRLDGKVLSEMVLQRLSSQ, encoded by the coding sequence ATGGAATACAGACCCAGAATTGAAGAAGGGCTGAAAGAGGCATTAAAACAGAGGGACAGTCTAAGGGTGTCCATATTAAGGATGCTCCTTGCTTCTATAAAGAATAAAGAAGTTGAAAAGATCAGGGCCTTATTTGAAGATGAGTTTTACGCCCTCGTGAAAACATCGATAAAACAGCACCTCGAATCCATAGATGGTTTCAAAAAAGGGCAGAGGCCTGACCTTGTTGAAAAGGAAGAAAAGGAACTCGAGATATTAAAGGAGTTTTTACCCGCCCAATTGTCGGAAGAAGAGATATCAAAGGAAATAGGTGAAGCGATAAAGACACTCGAAGCGAAAGGCAAACAGGATATGGGAAAGGTTATAAAATTTCTTATGGGGAAATACCCAGGGAGGCTTGACGGAAAAGTGCTAAGCGAAATGGTGCTTCAAAGACTATCTTCACAGTAA
- a CDS encoding DUF1846 domain-containing protein — protein sequence MIQKICFDNEKYLKEQTSEILERVKMFDNKLYLEFGGKILYDYHAARVLPGYDPNIKMRLLSELKDKADILLCIYAGDIERKKIRADFGITYDSDALKLIDDLRGLGINVLGVNITRFENQPAATLFKNKLERRGIKVYTHSYTRGYPTDVELIVSDEGYGANGYIETEKPLVIVTGPGPGSGKLATCLSQLYHDYRRGIKSGYAKFETFPIWNLPLKHPVNVAYEAATADIKDFNLIDPFHLDAYGQIVVNYNRDVEVFPVLKRILEKITGGESLYKSPTDMGVNRAGFAITVDEGTKEAAMQEIIRRYFRYRCEYAMGFADKDTVQRVELFIEDCNLKPEYRRVVAPAREAARAGQEENKGNEGIYCGAAIELKDGTIITGNNSPLMHAATSLIMHAIKHLAGIPDKLKLLPDYITGSVHKLKTEILNEKTVSLDLEEALIALAVSAITNPAAQLAMETLKELRDCEVHITHIPTPGDEAGLRRLGVNLTSDPNFSTKNLFIS from the coding sequence ATGATCCAAAAGATCTGTTTTGATAACGAAAAGTACCTGAAAGAACAAACATCGGAAATTCTTGAAAGAGTGAAAATGTTTGATAATAAATTATATCTCGAGTTTGGCGGAAAAATTTTATATGATTACCATGCTGCAAGGGTTCTACCCGGCTATGATCCAAATATCAAAATGAGGCTGCTCTCGGAATTGAAAGATAAGGCCGATATTCTGCTATGCATCTACGCCGGGGATATTGAAAGGAAGAAGATAAGGGCTGATTTTGGTATTACTTACGATTCGGATGCCCTCAAACTCATCGATGACTTGAGGGGCTTGGGGATCAATGTGCTGGGTGTGAACATTACCCGTTTTGAAAACCAACCAGCAGCCACATTGTTTAAAAATAAGTTGGAGAGACGGGGGATAAAGGTTTATACCCACAGTTATACCAGGGGATATCCAACAGATGTCGAATTGATCGTCAGCGATGAAGGCTATGGGGCGAATGGGTATATCGAAACAGAAAAACCATTAGTCATAGTGACAGGCCCTGGCCCGGGAAGTGGTAAGTTGGCTACCTGCCTATCTCAACTCTACCACGACTATCGGCGGGGAATAAAATCCGGATACGCCAAGTTTGAAACTTTTCCTATCTGGAACCTGCCGCTCAAACATCCGGTAAATGTTGCCTATGAAGCGGCCACTGCGGACATCAAAGATTTTAACCTGATTGACCCGTTTCATCTGGATGCCTACGGACAGATTGTGGTGAATTACAATCGGGATGTGGAAGTATTTCCTGTTTTAAAAAGGATATTGGAAAAAATAACGGGGGGTGAATCACTTTACAAATCACCGACAGACATGGGGGTAAACCGGGCCGGTTTTGCCATCACGGTCGATGAAGGCACAAAGGAAGCTGCCATGCAGGAAATCATCCGCAGGTATTTCCGTTACCGGTGTGAGTACGCCATGGGTTTTGCAGACAAAGATACCGTACAAAGGGTAGAGCTTTTTATCGAGGACTGCAACCTTAAGCCGGAATACCGCAGGGTTGTGGCACCGGCCCGTGAAGCGGCCAGGGCTGGACAGGAGGAAAATAAGGGAAATGAGGGAATTTACTGCGGGGCTGCTATTGAGTTGAAGGACGGCACTATCATTACAGGGAATAATTCTCCGCTCATGCATGCGGCTACCAGCTTGATTATGCATGCCATCAAACATTTAGCGGGCATTCCAGATAAATTGAAGTTGTTGCCTGATTATATCACCGGGTCTGTGCACAAACTCAAAACGGAAATTCTGAATGAGAAAACAGTCAGTCTGGATCTGGAGGAAGCTCTCATCGCTCTTGCTGTCAGCGCTATAACCAATCCCGCAGCCCAATTAGCCATGGAAACATTAAAGGAGCTCCGGGACTGTGAGGTACATATAACCCATATCCCCACACCGGGAGATGAGGCAGGGTTGAGACGCCTCGGGGTTAACCTGACCAGCGACCCAAATTTTTCCACAAAAAATCTCTTCATTTCCTGA
- a CDS encoding pyridoxal-dependent decarboxylase, protein MNYAKKAVLAMMILAVILVGPSIPAHAGQSAVPDPRLDTLFLGTKGETSDFFLDMLNMMMKEHVTWRQSFHPEDSQAISNKNLASPEAADARKKLKEVLSTLSTRLQKGSNPWFSPRYLGHMNADLLLPGVIGYMAAILYNSNNVVYEGGPATTEMELEVGLQLARLLGYNPEKAWGNITSGGTNANFQALWYARNLKSFPLAVKAVMPELVKGQSGQHLLNMPVSEALDLLDKVKNSPQYEAVLKHTVKGKGVDPKKLGKLLVPQSRHYSWDKAADVFGIGSQNMIAIPVDKNYRMDISALDRTIADLVKKKIPILAVVSVLGSTEEGAVDETHRIAALQKKYAARGVGFYYHVDAAYGGYARSLFIDGSGVFMGLDQVRKTALDYYHISESAAWPTESVYESYKAVPEADSVTIDSHKLGYVPYPAGAVVFKDKRILAVQTFHAAYVQDLRAKAPVSIGHYVLEGSKPGAAAAAVWTAHQVSPLNVDGYGQLLGRTIKTANMLYESMVKAAPFKAQNGRTYKFVPLVKPDLNIVDYVLKEVGNPSLESMNKLNQAIYDECSYVSGDLMKKDFITSKTVFSPVEYGNTPLDLVRKCGLNDAEWKKTPSVLVLRSTIMTPYLADEAEFRAYFDRLVEILKKVITKVEG, encoded by the coding sequence ATGAACTACGCAAAAAAGGCAGTTTTAGCCATGATGATTCTGGCTGTAATACTTGTCGGTCCATCGATACCGGCCCATGCCGGCCAAAGCGCAGTACCCGATCCTCGGCTGGACACGCTTTTCCTCGGAACTAAAGGCGAAACCAGCGATTTCTTTCTCGATATGCTGAACATGATGATGAAAGAGCATGTAACTTGGCGACAAAGCTTCCATCCCGAAGATTCACAGGCAATAAGCAATAAAAACCTCGCCTCACCGGAAGCGGCCGATGCCCGGAAAAAACTGAAGGAAGTCCTGTCAACGCTCTCCACAAGACTGCAAAAAGGTTCAAACCCCTGGTTCTCCCCCAGATACCTGGGACACATGAACGCGGATCTGCTTCTCCCAGGCGTCATCGGTTACATGGCCGCCATTCTCTACAATTCGAACAACGTCGTTTATGAAGGTGGGCCAGCCACTACCGAAATGGAGCTTGAGGTGGGATTGCAGTTAGCCCGATTACTTGGCTATAATCCCGAGAAAGCATGGGGGAACATCACGTCTGGCGGTACGAATGCCAACTTCCAGGCCCTCTGGTATGCCAGAAATCTGAAATCCTTCCCCCTGGCTGTTAAAGCCGTTATGCCGGAGCTGGTCAAGGGCCAGAGCGGGCAACACCTCTTGAACATGCCGGTCAGCGAGGCTCTGGACCTCCTCGATAAAGTCAAAAACAGCCCCCAATATGAAGCCGTCCTCAAACATACCGTCAAAGGAAAAGGGGTTGATCCCAAAAAGCTCGGGAAACTTCTTGTTCCGCAATCCAGACACTATTCCTGGGACAAGGCGGCTGATGTTTTCGGCATCGGCAGCCAGAACATGATTGCCATCCCCGTAGACAAAAATTACCGCATGGATATTTCCGCCTTAGATCGGACAATTGCAGACCTGGTTAAGAAAAAGATCCCCATTCTGGCCGTAGTTTCGGTCCTTGGTAGCACAGAGGAAGGGGCGGTGGACGAAACACATCGGATCGCCGCTTTGCAGAAAAAATATGCCGCTCGCGGGGTGGGCTTCTACTATCACGTGGACGCCGCCTATGGAGGCTACGCGCGAAGCCTTTTCATCGATGGGTCAGGGGTATTCATGGGACTGGACCAGGTCAGAAAAACAGCACTTGATTATTATCATATTTCAGAATCAGCCGCGTGGCCCACGGAGAGCGTCTATGAATCTTACAAGGCCGTACCGGAAGCAGATTCCGTGACCATCGACTCTCATAAGCTGGGTTATGTTCCCTACCCGGCCGGGGCGGTTGTCTTCAAAGATAAGCGGATACTGGCAGTGCAGACCTTCCACGCCGCCTACGTCCAGGATTTGCGCGCGAAAGCCCCGGTGAGTATTGGCCACTATGTCCTTGAGGGCTCAAAGCCGGGGGCTGCTGCAGCCGCAGTCTGGACCGCGCATCAGGTGTCACCGTTAAACGTGGACGGCTATGGGCAGTTGCTCGGCCGTACGATCAAGACTGCAAACATGTTATACGAATCAATGGTCAAGGCAGCGCCTTTCAAGGCGCAAAACGGCCGGACATATAAGTTCGTGCCACTGGTTAAACCAGATCTGAACATTGTAGATTACGTGCTCAAGGAAGTCGGAAACCCCAGCTTGGAATCCATGAACAAGCTAAACCAGGCCATTTACGATGAGTGCTCCTACGTATCCGGAGACTTGATGAAAAAGGATTTCATCACCTCCAAGACCGTCTTCTCTCCGGTGGAATACGGGAACACGCCGCTTGATCTCGTCCGGAAGTGTGGGTTAAATGATGCCGAATGGAAAAAGACGCCATCAGTTCTGGTGCTGAGATCAACCATCATGACGCCGTATCTGGCCGATGAAGCCGAATTCAGGGCCTATTTTGATAGGTTGGTTGAGATTTTGAAAAAAGTAATCACCAAGGTTGAAGGGTAG